In a genomic window of Shouchella clausii:
- the cdaA gene encoding diadenylate cyclase CdaA: MFTIDFENLPWLAYIGQIVDILLVTYVVYKLIMIIRGTRAVQLVKGIAVIFMIWFVSNFLGLSTLEFITKQTATFGLLAIIIIFQPELRRGLEQLGRSRLFTSRSAPKNDSMQTTIDALVKATSYMGKRRIGALVSIEKETGLNDYAETGIPMQAVLTSELLINIFIPNTPLHDGAVVIKNDKILAAGCYLPLSEDNTISKELGTRHRAALGISEVTDCLTLIVSEETGGISISKSGTLYRNLSEEQLREMLEQNLLRATSSEHRWQWGVRKNG, translated from the coding sequence ATGTTTACGATAGACTTCGAAAATTTGCCATGGCTTGCTTACATTGGCCAAATTGTCGACATTTTGCTTGTTACATATGTTGTGTATAAACTCATTATGATTATTCGCGGCACTCGGGCTGTACAGTTGGTCAAAGGGATCGCTGTCATTTTTATGATATGGTTTGTCAGCAACTTTCTAGGGTTGAGCACATTGGAGTTCATTACCAAGCAAACCGCTACGTTTGGATTGCTGGCGATCATTATTATCTTTCAGCCTGAATTGCGCAGGGGGTTGGAACAACTCGGAAGAAGCCGCCTGTTTACAAGCCGTTCAGCTCCTAAAAATGATTCGATGCAAACGACCATTGATGCCCTCGTTAAAGCGACTTCTTATATGGGGAAGCGACGCATTGGCGCGCTCGTGTCGATTGAAAAGGAAACTGGCTTAAACGATTACGCGGAGACTGGGATTCCGATGCAGGCTGTCCTTACTTCGGAGTTGTTGATTAATATTTTTATTCCTAATACACCGTTGCACGATGGCGCCGTTGTCATCAAGAACGATAAAATTTTGGCCGCAGGCTGTTATTTGCCTCTGTCTGAAGATAATACGATTTCAAAAGAACTAGGGACGCGCCACCGTGCCGCTCTCGGGATTAGTGAAGTAACGGATTGTTTAACATTGATTGTCTCCGAGGAAACGGGAGGCATATCGATATCAAAAAGCGGCACGCTCTACCGTAACTTAAGCGAAGAACAGTTGAGGGAGATGCTTGAGCAGAACTTGCTTCGCGCTACTTCTTCTGAACACCGCTGGCAGTGGGGTGTTAGAAAAAATGGATAA
- a CDS encoding anti-sigma factor family protein — translation MKTCHSHDELIHIYLDGDATKEQKEELYAHLQSCPSCREHLQELKKSIAFIQSSSHIEAPDGFTAGVMAKLPKTKKTAKWKLKAKRHPILVAAAIFLIMMSAAFFSAWSHTTDGIAVSGNGPFVIDKEAGVVVVPEGEVIDGDLVVRNGTLVLEGEVRGNVLLINSRFNRDALYASPNQVTGEIEEVDKALSWAWYNMKEFFSEVVAVFDAGEDDPHSTDN, via the coding sequence ATGAAAACCTGTCATTCTCACGATGAATTGATACACATTTATTTAGACGGAGATGCGACAAAAGAGCAGAAAGAGGAACTTTATGCTCATTTGCAATCGTGCCCGTCATGCAGAGAGCATTTGCAAGAACTGAAGAAATCCATTGCGTTTATCCAAAGTTCTTCTCATATAGAGGCACCTGACGGGTTTACTGCCGGCGTTATGGCGAAATTGCCTAAGACGAAAAAAACAGCAAAATGGAAGCTAAAAGCAAAACGTCATCCAATCTTGGTTGCAGCAGCGATATTCCTCATTATGATGTCAGCTGCCTTTTTTTCCGCATGGAGCCATACCACCGACGGAATTGCCGTATCAGGGAACGGGCCGTTTGTGATTGATAAAGAAGCAGGCGTCGTCGTTGTGCCCGAAGGCGAAGTGATTGATGGTGACTTGGTTGTCCGAAATGGCACACTCGTGCTTGAAGGGGAAGTGCGCGGCAATGTCCTTCTCATTAATAGCCGTTTCAACAGAGACGCACTTTACGCTTCGCCCAATCAAGTAACAGGGGAAATTGAGGAAGTCGACAAAGCCCTGTCTTGGGCGTGGTACAATATGAAAGAGTTTTTTAGTGAAGTTGTCGCCGTTTTCGATGCAGGAGAAGACGACCCACATTCTACCGACAATTAG
- the sigW gene encoding RNA polymerase sigma factor SigW, with protein sequence MDSLTNRLIADIKQGDEQAFAELVDLYKDKVYQVAYRMVGHVHEAQDIAQEAFLRAYTNLDKFDTTRKFSTWLFRITTNVSIDRLRKRKPDMHLQDAVKGMEEVTYESQLAATDELPEDQVVKMELQEWIQSEINQLPIKYRTAIVLKYLEDLSLKEISEIMDMPVATVKTRIHRGREALRKRMRHL encoded by the coding sequence ATGGACTCGTTAACGAATCGATTAATTGCAGACATCAAACAAGGGGATGAGCAGGCTTTCGCCGAATTGGTAGACCTCTACAAAGACAAAGTGTACCAAGTTGCCTATAGAATGGTCGGCCACGTCCATGAAGCCCAAGATATCGCCCAAGAGGCGTTTTTGCGTGCTTATACCAACTTAGATAAATTTGATACCACTCGAAAGTTCTCGACTTGGTTGTTCCGCATTACAACCAATGTGTCAATTGACCGTTTGCGGAAGCGGAAGCCCGACATGCATTTGCAAGATGCGGTAAAAGGGATGGAGGAAGTGACCTATGAATCCCAACTTGCGGCAACAGATGAACTGCCTGAAGACCAGGTTGTGAAAATGGAGCTTCAAGAGTGGATACAATCAGAGATTAACCAGCTTCCTATTAAATATCGTACGGCCATCGTGCTTAAGTATTTAGAGGATCTATCGTTAAAAGAAATTAGCGAGATTATGGATATGCCTGTAGCCACCGTTAAAACGCGGATTCATCGGGGGCGTGAAGCGCTGCGTAAACGTATGCGGCACTTATAA
- a CDS encoding aspartyl-phosphate phosphatase Spo0E family protein: MANAHDIHPLSRSIEDTRTQLNDSAAAYPLSSPHILTISQKLDALLNEYSNLSAKKPHKRV, encoded by the coding sequence ATGGCAAATGCGCATGACATTCACCCACTGTCGCGTTCGATTGAAGACACACGGACGCAACTTAATGATTCGGCTGCTGCTTATCCGCTCAGCTCACCGCACATTTTAACGATCAGTCAGAAACTCGACGCTCTACTAAATGAATACTCCAATCTTTCTGCAAAAAAACCGCATAAACGCGTATAA
- a CDS encoding YjcZ family sporulation protein → MGYYGGGYGGYDGGYGYGPAGGGYGGGCGGYGYGGGFALIVVLFILLIIIGAAYVK, encoded by the coding sequence ATGGGTTACTATGGCGGAGGCTACGGCGGCTACGACGGCGGCTATGGCTACGGTCCAGCTGGCGGCGGTTACGGTGGCGGCTGCGGCGGCTATGGCTACGGTGGCGGTTTTGCGCTAATTGTTGTGCTTTTCATCCTTCTTATCATCATTGGCGCAGCTTACGTTAAATAA
- a CDS encoding glutathione ABC transporter substrate-binding protein: MPHITKLAIATSIATVLALGACTNDASQSPSEENRFIEYGIATDIRPLDPHTQNIVINWRVGANIYDRLIEQDENLELQPSLATDWKMLDELTWEFSLREDVVFHDGNVFDAEAVKANFERNLAEETASPTAYLFQAVEEVEVIDPATVRFHLNAPFASLPAHLSHHGASIISPEVIAEDNEAVANGEAPGSVVSEKPIGTGPFQFESWTPDEELVLIANDDYWGGAPQVAGVRFTVIPDAATRLANLQSGNSDVIDAVSPSSMAEIEENSDINVIEVESTYVNFLAFNTNEAPFDDVRVRQAFAKAIDKNEIFEGIVNGYGSIANSPLSPFDFGFTEIDGLSFDPDEAKALLAEAGYGEGDLDVTLTVSTEGDQVNIATYIQHALAEIGVNVEIEQIEFATFVEYTGEGKAQMFLLGRSSPTGDGYNGFFTILHSNKQTSNQLRYPYANQDLDQLIDATLAAEDEAERSAYFKEAQQLVAEEVPFHFLYYPSTLTGVSNELEGVNVIPTGVVFLKDAAFTND; the protein is encoded by the coding sequence ATGCCACACATCACGAAGTTAGCCATAGCTACGTCTATTGCCACTGTATTGGCTTTAGGCGCATGCACCAATGATGCAAGCCAGAGTCCCAGTGAAGAAAATCGCTTTATTGAATACGGCATAGCAACCGACATTCGTCCACTTGACCCCCATACACAGAACATTGTCATCAATTGGCGTGTCGGTGCCAATATATACGACCGCTTAATTGAACAAGATGAAAACTTGGAATTGCAACCGAGTTTGGCCACAGACTGGAAAATGCTCGATGAGTTAACGTGGGAATTCTCTTTAAGAGAAGACGTCGTTTTTCATGATGGAAATGTGTTTGATGCAGAGGCTGTAAAAGCAAATTTCGAACGCAATCTAGCGGAGGAAACAGCGTCTCCGACTGCATACTTGTTTCAAGCTGTCGAAGAAGTAGAAGTCATTGATCCAGCTACCGTCCGCTTTCATTTAAACGCTCCGTTTGCTTCATTGCCAGCGCATTTATCACACCACGGAGCTTCTATCATTAGTCCTGAAGTGATAGCCGAGGACAACGAAGCAGTTGCCAACGGAGAAGCACCAGGGTCTGTCGTAAGCGAAAAGCCAATTGGCACAGGCCCTTTCCAATTTGAATCTTGGACACCTGACGAAGAGCTTGTCCTCATAGCAAATGATGATTATTGGGGTGGTGCCCCGCAAGTAGCTGGCGTTCGTTTCACCGTCATTCCAGACGCTGCTACACGTTTAGCCAATCTACAATCAGGCAATTCCGACGTTATTGATGCCGTTTCGCCAAGTAGCATGGCCGAAATCGAAGAAAACTCAGACATAAATGTAATCGAAGTGGAGTCAACCTACGTTAACTTCCTTGCCTTTAACACCAATGAAGCCCCGTTTGATGACGTACGGGTACGCCAAGCTTTTGCCAAGGCGATTGATAAAAATGAAATTTTTGAGGGCATCGTAAACGGCTACGGCTCTATCGCAAACAGCCCGCTTTCGCCGTTTGATTTTGGTTTTACGGAAATAGACGGCCTTTCCTTTGACCCGGATGAAGCGAAAGCTTTGCTCGCAGAAGCAGGGTATGGAGAAGGCGATCTCGATGTTACATTAACTGTCAGCACAGAAGGAGATCAAGTTAACATCGCTACGTACATCCAGCATGCGTTAGCGGAAATTGGCGTCAATGTGGAAATTGAGCAAATCGAATTTGCTACATTTGTCGAGTATACAGGCGAAGGCAAAGCGCAAATGTTCCTTTTAGGACGTTCTAGCCCAACAGGCGATGGTTACAACGGTTTCTTTACGATTTTGCATTCCAATAAACAAACGAGCAACCAACTTCGCTATCCTTATGCAAACCAAGATCTCGACCAACTCATCGATGCAACGTTGGCGGCTGAAGATGAAGCAGAAAGAAGTGCTTATTTCAAAGAAGCCCAACAATTAGTTGCAGAGGAAGTACCATTTCATTTCCTCTACTACCCTTCAACTTTGACTGGGGTAAGCAATGAACTAGAAGGCGTAAACGTAATTCCAACAGGAGTCGTTTTCCTAAAGGATGCTGCTTTTACAAACGATTAA
- a CDS encoding SGNH/GDSL hydrolase family protein, with the protein MKLVCFGDSITAGHEGLNEPMLSAFLKKKLPPTVEIINAGVSGDTTVQALARIETDVISHQPDLVTVLFGANDVATHKRVKQDEFTHNIDKIASLISPKKTILITPAPVDESLEQNRTNEALKAYSDCIKEVAQRRNCHFIDFFTTFFSKPDYQWRLKGTRDDGLHFGEKGYDLLSDLIAEKIASLTKAGSVFKQSGN; encoded by the coding sequence ATGAAACTAGTATGCTTTGGCGATAGCATTACTGCTGGCCACGAAGGGTTAAACGAACCAATGTTATCCGCATTTCTTAAAAAGAAATTGCCACCAACGGTTGAAATCATAAACGCTGGCGTTTCTGGAGACACAACCGTTCAAGCTTTAGCACGAATTGAAACCGATGTCATTAGCCATCAACCTGATCTTGTAACCGTGTTGTTTGGAGCTAATGACGTAGCCACCCATAAGCGAGTGAAACAAGACGAATTTACTCATAATATCGACAAAATCGCTAGCCTCATTTCGCCAAAGAAGACCATTTTGATTACCCCTGCTCCTGTCGATGAATCACTTGAACAAAACAGAACAAACGAAGCACTCAAGGCATACAGCGATTGCATCAAGGAAGTAGCACAAAGGCGCAACTGTCATTTCATTGACTTTTTTACTACCTTCTTTTCAAAGCCAGATTATCAATGGCGCTTAAAAGGCACGAGGGATGACGGCTTGCATTTTGGTGAAAAAGGCTACGACTTGCTTTCTGATTTAATTGCAGAAAAAATTGCTTCCCTTACGAAAGCAGGAAGCGTTTTTAAACAATCGGGCAACTGA
- a CDS encoding 2,3-butanediol dehydrogenase: protein MRAAVWYKEKDIRVEEREPAKLGARDVKVRVAWAGICGSDLHEYLHGPVIIPKGEPDPITGGEPPLTLGHEFAGVIEEVGTEVKSFQKGDRVVINPLFTYGNKPASVDLYDGFSFAGLATDGGFADFAVIPEKNVYKLPDNLTLEEGALVEPMAVAVQAVKEADFKFGQSVAVFGAGPIGLFTIIAAKAAGASKIIVFDLSEERLEKARLVGATHTFNSGEVDPVEKVKSLVPDGVDVSFEVAGVNVTFNQSIQVARSRGIVVVVSIFAKPIEFNPMDITGSGVKITSTLAYEPEVFQTTIDLMAEGALNPKGVITDRIELENIVESGFEVLTNDKRQAKILVKLSGEK, encoded by the coding sequence ATGAGAGCAGCCGTATGGTACAAAGAGAAAGATATCCGTGTAGAGGAAAGAGAACCTGCGAAACTAGGCGCCCGTGACGTAAAAGTGCGTGTAGCGTGGGCTGGTATTTGCGGAAGTGATCTTCACGAATACTTGCACGGTCCGGTGATTATCCCAAAAGGAGAGCCTGATCCTATTACTGGCGGCGAACCTCCCCTTACATTAGGGCATGAATTTGCCGGTGTGATTGAGGAAGTAGGAACGGAGGTCAAATCCTTTCAGAAGGGGGACCGTGTCGTCATCAATCCACTCTTTACCTACGGAAACAAGCCCGCTTCAGTTGATCTCTATGATGGTTTCTCGTTTGCTGGTCTTGCTACAGATGGAGGGTTTGCTGATTTTGCAGTGATCCCAGAGAAAAATGTATATAAATTGCCTGATAACTTAACATTGGAAGAAGGAGCACTCGTTGAACCGATGGCGGTGGCGGTGCAAGCGGTAAAAGAAGCCGATTTTAAATTTGGACAATCAGTCGCCGTCTTTGGGGCGGGACCAATTGGTTTGTTTACCATTATTGCTGCTAAAGCTGCAGGCGCCAGCAAAATCATTGTTTTTGATTTATCGGAAGAAAGGCTGGAAAAAGCACGGCTAGTCGGCGCCACCCATACATTTAATTCTGGCGAAGTCGATCCCGTTGAAAAAGTGAAAAGCCTTGTCCCAGATGGGGTCGATGTAAGCTTTGAAGTGGCTGGCGTAAATGTAACATTTAACCAGTCTATCCAAGTAGCCAGATCACGGGGAATCGTCGTCGTTGTTTCCATTTTTGCCAAACCGATTGAGTTCAATCCGATGGATATTACGGGCAGTGGCGTTAAGATTACGTCCACTTTGGCTTATGAACCGGAAGTATTCCAAACGACCATTGATTTAATGGCAGAGGGAGCCTTAAATCCGAAAGGCGTTATAACCGACCGGATTGAGCTAGAGAATATTGTAGAGTCTGGGTTTGAAGTGTTAACAAACGATAAACGCCAGGCTAAAATTCTCGTGAAACTTAGCGGCGAGAAATAA
- a CDS encoding helix-turn-helix transcriptional regulator, which produces MENRVKQARRDLGLTQGELADKVNVSRQTIGLIEKNHYNPSLKLCIALAKALNKTLDQLFWEA; this is translated from the coding sequence TTGGAGAACAGAGTGAAGCAGGCAAGAAGGGATTTAGGACTAACTCAAGGGGAACTTGCAGATAAAGTAAATGTTTCGAGACAAACGATTGGGTTGATCGAAAAAAATCACTATAATCCGTCTCTTAAACTATGTATAGCACTCGCTAAGGCACTAAACAAAACATTAGACCAATTATTTTGGGAGGCTTGA
- a CDS encoding antibiotic biosynthesis monooxygenase family protein: MSHLANTYKLPYYAVVFASERTEGDNGYGVMAAKMVELASKQEGYLGIESARDSNLGITVSYWKTLEDIAAWKAHAAHQVAQERGKKEWYSRFTVRVCKVERDYSFEM; this comes from the coding sequence ATGAGTCACTTAGCAAATACATATAAATTGCCTTATTATGCGGTTGTCTTTGCTTCAGAGCGAACGGAAGGGGACAATGGGTATGGTGTTATGGCAGCAAAAATGGTCGAATTAGCAAGTAAACAAGAAGGCTATTTAGGGATCGAAAGTGCAAGAGATTCAAATTTGGGCATTACCGTTTCTTACTGGAAAACACTCGAGGATATTGCCGCTTGGAAAGCACATGCAGCTCACCAAGTCGCTCAAGAACGTGGCAAAAAAGAGTGGTATAGTCGATTCACAGTACGTGTATGCAAAGTAGAGCGTGATTATTCGTTTGAAATGTAG
- a CDS encoding PadR family transcriptional regulator: MKTTEPLTDSMFYIMAALTKPRHGYAIMNLIEETTTGAITIGPASMYTIIKKLLKQEWIYLYDGSDSRRKTYLLTKRGIEVLEEAVKIRKTVIQLAEKGLQEAGE, encoded by the coding sequence TTGAAAACGACTGAACCGCTAACAGATTCAATGTTTTATATTATGGCTGCTTTAACGAAGCCGCGGCATGGTTACGCTATTATGAATTTAATTGAAGAAACAACAACTGGCGCGATCACGATAGGCCCGGCTTCGATGTATACGATTATAAAGAAGTTATTAAAACAAGAGTGGATTTACTTATATGACGGATCGGATTCAAGACGTAAAACATATTTACTTACCAAAAGAGGCATAGAAGTGCTAGAGGAAGCTGTGAAAATTCGAAAAACGGTCATTCAATTGGCAGAAAAAGGATTACAGGAGGCTGGAGAATGA
- a CDS encoding DUF2812 domain-containing protein: MRQTKYMMSGGLAFSEDKDMEKLRQFSLKGWHVSGFKFMGYTLKKGQSADYIYSIDYRSLNEEETEEYFDFFSSAGWTHIASEEECHLFRASPGTKPIYSDQETVVEKHNNAGNSIKWTVLPTLLLTVLLWFGTFISSGFLHTTLVVIATILTIIAIPTAWTVLAIYNNKWKAEGRKGLVKLTKMIPPLLFLVAMTTLIIAVGTDSSVRLLAYIVIGAISFPTAIWMIMSLKTRLGGRRA; the protein is encoded by the coding sequence ATGAGACAAACAAAGTATATGATGTCAGGTGGGTTAGCCTTTTCTGAGGACAAAGACATGGAGAAGTTACGGCAATTTTCTTTAAAGGGCTGGCATGTCAGCGGCTTTAAGTTTATGGGATATACACTTAAAAAAGGACAAAGCGCAGATTATATCTATAGTATTGATTACCGTTCATTAAATGAGGAGGAAACGGAAGAATATTTCGACTTTTTCTCTTCTGCTGGGTGGACCCATATTGCCTCAGAAGAAGAATGTCACTTGTTTCGAGCATCACCTGGTACAAAGCCTATTTATAGTGATCAGGAAACAGTGGTTGAAAAACATAACAACGCTGGAAACTCGATAAAATGGACCGTACTCCCAACACTTTTATTAACAGTGCTCTTATGGTTTGGAACATTCATAAGCTCAGGTTTTTTACATACCACGCTGGTTGTAATAGCTACCATTCTCACTATAATTGCCATTCCAACTGCTTGGACTGTGCTTGCAATTTACAATAACAAATGGAAGGCAGAAGGAAGAAAAGGTTTAGTGAAGCTAACGAAGATGATCCCACCTCTTCTTTTCCTAGTTGCGATGACTACATTAATAATTGCCGTCGGCACTGACAGCTCCGTTCGCCTTTTAGCCTATATAGTAATTGGGGCAATTTCATTTCCGACTGCTATTTGGATGATTATGTCCCTTAAAACTAGATTGGGAGGAAGGAGAGCATAG
- a CDS encoding MFS transporter yields the protein MEQQPSLFKNSRFILLFLGSFLAIIGFSMFFMTTTWFVISDLGSASSLGIILIAITVPRILMMAFGGVLADKFKKTTIMFSTSFIQGVLLIIIFVLNHANQLTFEYLIILGFFFGILDAFSGPAGTSLIPKMVEKNQIKQANAVIQGLGQIGFIVGPMISGSVMEYAGVTTGYLVSAIIVLLSAFFMFPPFLKEGPVDNTVKQTPLKDLIEGFSYVKASKFLLTGILILITLNFFAFGAISIAIPILVETYGGSPINLSYIEAALGVGMLVSTAIIGIVKIRRRGLTSIAGLIATLFVAIAFSQIPNLYILTALAFLIGFTMTFVSIPFFTSAQEDTDPRIMGRVMSIVFLAMNGFDPLAYASVTLLVARGIDVQHVILSFSIVGLIIALITLWKGRTYRKYTSNY from the coding sequence ATGGAACAACAACCATCATTATTTAAAAACAGCCGGTTTATACTTCTGTTTCTCGGAAGTTTTTTAGCGATTATCGGTTTTAGCATGTTTTTTATGACAACAACTTGGTTTGTCATTTCTGACTTAGGTTCTGCCAGTTCATTAGGGATTATACTCATTGCCATTACTGTGCCACGTATTCTCATGATGGCATTTGGCGGCGTGCTCGCAGATAAATTCAAGAAGACGACAATCATGTTCAGCACCAGTTTCATCCAAGGAGTCCTACTAATTATCATATTTGTATTAAACCATGCAAATCAATTAACATTTGAATATCTCATCATTTTGGGGTTCTTTTTTGGAATATTAGATGCGTTTTCTGGACCAGCAGGCACATCATTAATCCCTAAAATGGTAGAGAAAAACCAAATAAAACAAGCAAATGCCGTTATTCAGGGATTGGGCCAGATTGGTTTTATTGTCGGCCCTATGATCTCTGGAAGTGTCATGGAATACGCTGGCGTCACAACTGGTTATTTAGTTTCTGCTATTATCGTCTTATTGTCTGCCTTTTTTATGTTTCCACCTTTCTTAAAAGAAGGTCCTGTAGACAATACAGTCAAACAAACACCCCTTAAAGATTTAATAGAAGGTTTTTCTTACGTCAAAGCAAGTAAATTTTTACTCACAGGAATTCTGATCTTAATTACGTTAAACTTCTTTGCCTTCGGAGCAATATCGATTGCCATTCCTATTTTAGTGGAAACGTATGGAGGATCGCCCATTAATCTTAGTTACATTGAGGCTGCTTTAGGGGTTGGAATGCTAGTAAGCACAGCAATAATTGGCATCGTTAAAATACGCCGCAGGGGATTAACCTCAATTGCTGGATTGATTGCAACATTATTCGTAGCTATCGCATTTAGCCAAATTCCTAATTTGTATATTTTGACGGCATTAGCGTTCCTAATTGGATTTACCATGACATTTGTTTCAATCCCATTCTTTACTTCAGCACAAGAAGATACTGATCCCCGTATTATGGGGAGGGTCATGAGCATTGTCTTCTTAGCCATGAACGGCTTCGATCCCCTTGCCTATGCAAGTGTAACATTACTTGTAGCTAGAGGGATTGATGTCCAACACGTAATTTTGTCCTTTTCGATTGTTGGTTTAATAATTGCTCTTATCACTTTATGGAAAGGGAGAACATACAGAAAGTATACTTCTAACTATTAA
- a CDS encoding sigma 54-interacting transcriptional regulator, whose product MKEILVIAPFDLTDAQIVKMENSLKELPYQFRFMETLLPYEKNLDAISPSTSAIVSRGGLGEFLRSHTSIPFIKIPVTPYDLLRSITSVYNKGYQRIQVMFFAGIFNDMDFIECDFGALQIKIESYRDQAYAKEHIKQLTKRKTVDAIIGDRFATDAGNEATIPSFLVKSGEEALVFAVEQAIETLNIQLEEEAKTKELDSILQVVPQAVINVDANDDIKMFNEQAKHIFPELKEALPEFNYTDIFKSKELQDQLKARTIQRNILTPINNQQMLVTTTPIFSNDMYVGAIQVFERLADFQKLEMKIRKEVYKKGLTAKHTFADIVCENKEMKRLVSEAAAFSRSEGSVLIYGETGTGKELFAQSIHNASDRHAQPFVSLNCGALNENLLESELFGYEDGAFTGALKGGRAGLFEMAHEGTLFLDEINEMPRSFQIKLLRVLQEKEVRRVGGTKNIPVNVRIICATNQPMDELIRRGKFKEDLYYRISTLTLDLLPLRDRKEDIIPLATVFLTKEMERENRFLKIKDAKSALRPLLSMRWDGNARELQNFMKRLVITYQGSVITADGVHLLLNKAKKKSGEVTIPISTSFKEMESHLWAQLYSQFNGTKEEFCNHYKISQTTLWRKLSVQK is encoded by the coding sequence ATGAAAGAAATTTTAGTAATAGCACCGTTTGATTTAACAGATGCTCAAATCGTTAAAATGGAAAACTCTCTAAAAGAACTCCCTTATCAATTCCGTTTCATGGAAACGTTACTTCCTTATGAGAAAAACCTCGACGCCATATCTCCATCGACCAGCGCGATTGTTTCAAGAGGCGGGTTAGGTGAATTTCTCCGAAGCCATACCTCTATACCATTCATTAAAATTCCCGTTACCCCCTATGATCTGCTCCGTTCCATTACTTCTGTATACAATAAAGGCTATCAACGGATTCAGGTCATGTTTTTTGCAGGAATATTTAATGATATGGATTTTATTGAATGTGACTTCGGTGCATTACAAATTAAAATAGAAAGTTATCGAGACCAAGCTTATGCAAAAGAACACATTAAACAGTTAACTAAAAGGAAAACAGTAGATGCCATTATCGGGGACCGGTTTGCTACGGATGCAGGTAATGAAGCAACTATTCCTTCTTTTTTAGTGAAATCAGGTGAAGAAGCACTTGTTTTCGCTGTTGAACAAGCGATTGAAACATTAAACATTCAATTAGAAGAAGAAGCTAAAACAAAAGAACTTGATTCCATTCTTCAAGTTGTCCCTCAAGCGGTTATAAACGTAGATGCAAATGACGACATTAAAATGTTTAATGAACAAGCTAAGCATATTTTTCCAGAATTGAAGGAAGCGTTGCCTGAATTTAATTACACCGATATCTTTAAGAGTAAGGAATTGCAAGATCAACTTAAAGCCCGAACGATTCAACGAAACATCCTGACACCTATTAACAATCAACAAATGCTCGTAACGACCACCCCTATTTTTTCTAACGATATGTACGTTGGTGCGATTCAAGTATTCGAAAGACTAGCGGACTTTCAGAAACTTGAGATGAAAATTCGAAAAGAAGTATACAAAAAAGGACTTACAGCAAAGCATACTTTTGCGGATATCGTTTGTGAGAATAAGGAAATGAAGAGATTGGTTAGCGAAGCTGCCGCCTTTTCACGTTCAGAAGGTTCTGTCTTAATCTATGGAGAGACAGGGACAGGCAAAGAATTATTTGCTCAAAGCATTCACAATGCAAGCGATCGCCATGCCCAACCTTTTGTATCATTAAACTGTGGGGCTTTAAATGAAAACTTACTTGAAAGTGAATTATTTGGTTATGAAGATGGTGCTTTTACCGGCGCACTAAAAGGAGGGCGTGCAGGGCTATTTGAAATGGCCCATGAAGGGACACTATTCCTTGATGAAATCAATGAGATGCCCCGTAGTTTTCAGATAAAGCTTCTAAGAGTATTGCAAGAAAAGGAAGTCCGTAGAGTAGGAGGGACGAAAAACATCCCTGTCAACGTACGTATTATCTGTGCAACCAATCAACCAATGGACGAGCTAATACGTCGTGGAAAATTTAAAGAGGATCTTTATTACCGCATTTCTACTTTAACATTGGACTTATTGCCTTTACGAGACAGAAAAGAAGACATTATCCCTCTAGCTACTGTTTTTTTAACTAAAGAAATGGAAAGAGAAAACCGTTTTTTAAAAATCAAAGATGCCAAAAGCGCACTTCGGCCATTACTCTCGATGAGATGGGATGGGAATGCACGTGAACTACAAAACTTCATGAAAAGATTGGTCATTACTTATCAAGGAAGTGTGATTACAGCAGACGGAGTTCATTTGCTATTAAACAAAGCGAAAAAAAAGAGCGGAGAAGTAACCATTCCGATTTCAACCTCTTTCAAAGAAATGGAAAGTCACCTTTGGGCACAACTATACAGCCAATTTAATGGAACAAAAGAGGAATTCTGCAACCACTACAAAATTAGCCAAACCACTTTATGGCGAAAACTATCCGTTCAAAAATGA